From the Methanobacterium sp. CWC-01 genome, the window TAAAAAACAGTTTTTATTGTATTCTGAAACCTTTTTAATATCCTCAAGGCTTCCTTTACCATTCAAATAGGCATGAAGATCAGCTAGAAGAATTTTAACCTTAACACCTGCCTTCTGCAGGGCCATCATCTTCTTAACAGTTATGGCATGGCCGAGATGAACCTTTCCTGAAGGTTCGTATCCAATGTAGGCTGTAACCGTTTCCTGGTTAAGCTTCTCCCTGAGTTCATCAGGAGTCACGACCTCCAGGGCCCCTTCCTTTATTACATTAACTTTAGACTCCAGGTCCATTTTTTCACCTTCCAATATAAGCTTAACTAGTTAGTAAAAATTCAGTTACGTACATCCTTTTTTAAGGACGTAAATTCGGTGGTCAATCTCTACCACCTCCACCTCTCCACCTATCTTGAAATCATCCATATACGGCTTTAAATCTAGGTCCAGTGGTTCATATGTATCTGGATGTAGTATTTGTATTTTATGGGGGGTTAAACTGGTTACTGTAGTTTTTTTAACCATATCCGAGTCAGCAACCTTCACCAACTGAGGATAATCCTTCCATGGAATGGCATGCAGTTTTAAAGATTCAAGATCCTCTAAAAGTATGCCTCTACCATCGAGATTTATCACCCGACCCACTGAGTCGCTATGGTCCAGGAAATCTCCCTTCTGGAAGCTGGGAAGCCGTAGCGATATCCAGATCCGGTACAGATCTTTCCCTGCGGATTTGTCTCTACCCATGAGGCGGGGTGACTCCCCTACTACACCTCCCAGGCTATCTTTCAGCCCGTTAACTAGGCTCCGTGCGGCTTTGTAGGATCCGATGTAGTAGTCCACACCTTCTTTAATCTCCACCCGGTCCACCAGGTAGGCCATCCGGTTCTTTTCCACCAGTTTTTGTAGCTGACTTTTCAGGATTGAATCAGCTATTTTCTTTTCAGCAGGGTCTAAATGACGTTTATCTGCCCGTAATTGTATCACTGCTTCATAATAGCCGGAAGCATATTTACTGCAATCCGGACACACCGATCTTTTTATTTTAACCAATACCTGGCACTCCTGGTCCGTCTCTTCCCCCAGAAGGCGTCCCTGAGCACGAACCAGCACATCCCACTTAGATCCTCGCTGGTTAATTATCTTAAAAGAAAGGTCCACGTATTCGGCTCCCTCAGCTGGCTCAACGGATTCAGTTAGGATTTCCACCATCAGCTCTTCAGGATCCAAATCCGAATCGGTCCACCTACCAGCCTGGAAGGTGGAATTACAGTGAGCGCAGATAGTGGCTTCCACCTCGTCGGGGCAGCTTATTAGCGGGGTTTCCTTAATGAAACAATGGCGGCAAAGCCCCTGGTAGAGTTCTTCATCCTCTCTGCCGCATTGGGGACAAAACATGTTAGAATCTTTAAAAAAATAGTTTAAAGTGTTTTCAAAGGCGCTTTAGCCCCACAGGCCTCACATTTTAAGAGGAAAACCCGGTCTTCCCTGACGATACGGGTATCTGGCCGGTTACATTCATGACACATAATGAAACGTTTCACGTAGTCATCTATACGTTCATTTATGAGGTAATGGGTGAATTTTCCCTGGAGTATGGCACGAGTACCTTCCAGGTTTCCAGCAGTACCCAGTTCCCGCAGTAAAAACTTCAAGAGGTGCTGAGGGTCCCGGTTCATGGCATCGGCAATCTCTGAGAAGTTCTGGATCATGGTCCGGTTTCCCTGTATCATGGAATAGGCCTTGGGCACCTGGAAACGTTTGGTCTCCAGCACCTTCTGGGGCAACTGTTCCACGGCACGGTCTAATAATTCTTCATAATCAGTCATTAAATACCTCCTCTGATTTAAAATCATCTAAAAATCGCATAAGTTAACTGTATTTAGTGAAGGGAGAATAAAATTCAGGCTACCTTGTAGTAGCCGGTGCTTGGTTCGAAGATCAGTCCTTGGCGTTTCAGGACCCGGACAATCTCTTCAGTTTTCTCCTTATTCATGTTGTATCTATCTTCCATTTCCTTAATAAGCATGTTGTTGGGAGCGTGTCCACCATAGTCGTCAGTAAGCTCCTTGATGATTTCCATGACTATGCGGAATTTATCCCGCTCGGATTGGGGGGTACGTCCTTCAACCTTGTCAATATCGACTTTACCTGTTTCTGGATCATATCCTACTTGTTTAAGGGAGTCTTGCTGTAATTTAATGGCCCGCTTAGCGTCGTAGGCGGTTACATCGGGACTGAGTCTTATACGGGCACTGGCCTCGGATAAACGTACCAGAGCCTCCAATTGTCGGGCCGTAATTGGTACAGGAGAAGCTTCGTCTTCATCATCACTGGAACCTCCCCTCATACCTACGTAGAACTCCTGGATGACCTCCACTGCTTCGTCGGTTAGTTTAGGATGGACTTCCTTACGGGCGTAGGCAATGTACTTGCGCAGCAGCTCCGGCTCAATCTCGAATGGTATCGTATTTTCCTGGTGTATGCGCAGGATGTGGCTAGCCAGTTTTCTATCCCTCTCCATGTCTGGTTTATCCTCCACCACAAACAACAGGTCAAAACGGGAAAGAATGGTGGGTGGCAGGTTTATTTGAATGGCCACAGACTTGAAACGATCAAAACGTCCGAATTTAGGGTTTGCGGCGGCTAAAACCGAGCAACGGCTGTTTAAGGTGGCCATGATCCCTGCCTTGGCAATGGAGATCGTCTGCTGCTCCAGGGCCTCGTGAATGGCCGACCGATCTTCAGGGCGCATCTTGTCCAGCTCGTCCACACAAACATTACCACGGTCCCCCAGTACCAGGGCACCAGCTTCCAGGCTCCATCCTCCCAGTTCGTCTCTAACTGCAGCGGCAGTTAAACCCACCCCGCTGGTACCTTTCCCACTGGTGTAAATACCACGGGGCGCCAGTTTAGAAACGTATTTCAGCATCTGAGACTTTCCGATACCGGGATCCCCCACAATAAGGATGTGTATATCTCCCCTGATCCGGGTTTTATCTTCCAGATCCTTGGCTGAGCCACCGAACAGTTGGAGAGCGATGGCTTCCTTAACATCCCTATAACCCTGAATGGATGGTGCGGTGGATTTGATAATTTTATCATAAATCTTGGGGTCCTTGGACATCTCAATAATTTGTTGCTCGTCCTCAGGACTAATCTCCAGCTCCTCAAACTCCTGTTCCTTGGATTCGATGTAGTTACCATAAATGTAGTTCTTGAAGCGTTTTGTCTTTTCATCCCGGACCGTCTTGAGGGTGCCGGTGATTCTGACTATGTCTCCTGGAGTGATGGTGTCCACCAAGTCATCTTCTAAAACCACCACTATCTGTCGGGGCTGTTCACCACCCGATAAGTTTTCCAGGGGTTCCTGGAGTTTGGTGGTCTGTGTGTCCAAAAATTCAGATTCTTCCTGGAGTAAACGGAAGGAACGCCCTCCACACTCCTGACAGAGTGCTGGTTCACTGATTAGATTACTGGTCTGGTTAACTTCGTGCAGGCGCATGCAGCTGCGGCATTCAAAGGTGGCGTTAACAATTCGGGGCCTTATTTCATCGCTTTTACGCACGATACCATCAATGGCCACGAACTTCCCAATGTACTTGCTCCTTAAATCACGCAGAGGAATATTATTTCGCAAATTCTGAAAACGAGTATGAAGTTCAGCGTTTTTACGGAGAGGATCTATGTTCTGTATGGCCAGCTGAGCAGCTTTAAGCACTTCCTCTGGTTTTTCAATCAGAAGATCCGCCAGGTCGGGGTCGAACATTTCCAGTTCATTGTAGTCCACCACTACCGAACGCTCTTCCGGATACTTTTCCAGAGCTTCAAAGACGGTGTCTTTATATTTAGTGCCGAAAAACTCCTCGAATTTGGCTATGGATGTTTTTGTTTTGTTGGTTGTTTCTTGGGCTGAGATTTCCATTGAACAATCATTACTCCCTCTTGCTATAAATATTTAGAGACGGAGACGTGCATTTCAAGTGTAAAAAAAGTTGAAATTTTGG encodes:
- a CDS encoding translation initiation factor IF-2 subunit beta, with translation MTDYEELLDRAVEQLPQKVLETKRFQVPKAYSMIQGNRTMIQNFSEIADAMNRDPQHLLKFLLRELGTAGNLEGTRAILQGKFTHYLINERIDDYVKRFIMCHECNRPDTRIVREDRVFLLKCEACGAKAPLKTL
- the mcm gene encoding minichromosome maintenance protein MCM, whose amino-acid sequence is MEISAQETTNKTKTSIAKFEEFFGTKYKDTVFEALEKYPEERSVVVDYNELEMFDPDLADLLIEKPEEVLKAAQLAIQNIDPLRKNAELHTRFQNLRNNIPLRDLRSKYIGKFVAIDGIVRKSDEIRPRIVNATFECRSCMRLHEVNQTSNLISEPALCQECGGRSFRLLQEESEFLDTQTTKLQEPLENLSGGEQPRQIVVVLEDDLVDTITPGDIVRITGTLKTVRDEKTKRFKNYIYGNYIESKEQEFEELEISPEDEQQIIEMSKDPKIYDKIIKSTAPSIQGYRDVKEAIALQLFGGSAKDLEDKTRIRGDIHILIVGDPGIGKSQMLKYVSKLAPRGIYTSGKGTSGVGLTAAAVRDELGGWSLEAGALVLGDRGNVCVDELDKMRPEDRSAIHEALEQQTISIAKAGIMATLNSRCSVLAAANPKFGRFDRFKSVAIQINLPPTILSRFDLLFVVEDKPDMERDRKLASHILRIHQENTIPFEIEPELLRKYIAYARKEVHPKLTDEAVEVIQEFYVGMRGGSSDDEDEASPVPITARQLEALVRLSEASARIRLSPDVTAYDAKRAIKLQQDSLKQVGYDPETGKVDIDKVEGRTPQSERDKFRIVMEIIKELTDDYGGHAPNNMLIKEMEDRYNMNKEKTEEIVRVLKRQGLIFEPSTGYYKVA
- a CDS encoding 60S ribosomal export protein NMD3 — protein: MFCPQCGREDEELYQGLCRHCFIKETPLISCPDEVEATICAHCNSTFQAGRWTDSDLDPEELMVEILTESVEPAEGAEYVDLSFKIINQRGSKWDVLVRAQGRLLGEETDQECQVLVKIKRSVCPDCSKYASGYYEAVIQLRADKRHLDPAEKKIADSILKSQLQKLVEKNRMAYLVDRVEIKEGVDYYIGSYKAARSLVNGLKDSLGGVVGESPRLMGRDKSAGKDLYRIWISLRLPSFQKGDFLDHSDSVGRVINLDGRGILLEDLESLKLHAIPWKDYPQLVKVADSDMVKKTTVTSLTPHKIQILHPDTYEPLDLDLKPYMDDFKIGGEVEVVEIDHRIYVLKKGCT